A single window of Selenomonas sputigena DNA harbors:
- a CDS encoding ArsR/SmtB family transcription factor, producing the protein MAEDQELARAAEMLKALSHPVRLCIARGLWQSGGCNVAHMQQCLEAPQSTISQHLAKMRAVGIIEGERNGLEVVYRLKSRAVEQLLEGLFCKEKNYHDMG; encoded by the coding sequence ATGGCAGAAGATCAAGAGCTTGCACGTGCGGCTGAGATGCTCAAGGCGCTCTCGCATCCCGTGCGCCTCTGCATCGCGCGCGGGCTTTGGCAGAGCGGCGGCTGCAATGTGGCGCACATGCAGCAGTGCCTCGAAGCGCCGCAATCGACGATTTCGCAGCATCTCGCGAAAATGCGTGCCGTCGGCATCATCGAGGGCGAGCGCAACGGGCTGGAAGTCGTCTATCGCCTCAAGAGCCGGGCAGTGGAGCAACTGCTCGAAGGGCTTTTCTGCAAGGAGAAGAATTATCACGATATGGGCTGA
- a CDS encoding type II toxin-antitoxin system RelE family toxin yields the protein MKIQYARLAVKSIETMDRPTKQRIKQAIEGLPQGDVKRLKGSDELYRLRVGGWRIVFSYPAKDTLLIEKIAPRGDVYKGGFLL from the coding sequence ATGAAGATACAATATGCAAGGCTTGCGGTAAAGAGCATTGAGACGATGGACAGGCCGACGAAACAGCGCATCAAACAGGCAATTGAAGGTCTGCCGCAAGGCGATGTGAAACGACTCAAGGGGAGTGACGAACTCTATCGGCTGCGCGTTGGAGGCTGGCGAATCGTATTTTCATATCCTGCAAAGGATACGCTCTTGATTGAAAAAATTGCGCCGCGAGGCGATGTCTACAAGGGAGGTTTCCTGCTATGA
- a CDS encoding phosphoribosylaminoimidazolesuccinocarboxamide synthase — MTVKAQIVEMIEFIPDRELPILLEVVRRFLPKEMEDFASEDDMEAHHIAMQEYMRGKTVSHDDIDWE; from the coding sequence ATGACGGTAAAAGCTCAGATTGTGGAGATGATAGAGTTCATTCCGGACCGCGAATTGCCGATTCTTCTGGAGGTCGTGAGGCGATTCTTGCCGAAAGAGATGGAGGATTTTGCGTCAGAGGACGACATGGAGGCGCATCACATCGCTATGCAGGAATATATGCGTGGAAAAACCGTATCGCATGATGATATCGACTGGGAGTAG
- a CDS encoding alpha/beta hydrolase has protein sequence MMWKTKILTAAVILGLSSGFGSALAMTHPVTIEDQGSFMAGGVKITAPGVYKDSEPTNFDGETLHGDAAYVFWQKPLHAKKNALVFLHGYGQSGKTWETTPDGRDGFQNIFLAKGWTTYIVDEPRRGRAGQSTVPAELKAQPQDQLWFNNFRIGQYPMIFDGMAFPRDEESLRQFFHQMTPDTGKFDVEVVAKAMEAVIDRTGDNVLITHSAGGGPGWLAAIRSPKVKGVIALEPGTFPFPPGEVPVVEETTSPFPARGMEVTAEEFEALLKTPMVVYFGDKIPTGDKPHEIWGLDNWRTRLNLASRWAEVVRTHGGDAEIIVLPDVGIKGNTHFLMSDLNNAEVAAEMERWMHEKGLDKK, from the coding sequence ATGATGTGGAAAACGAAGATTTTAACGGCAGCCGTCATCCTCGGACTGAGTTCCGGTTTCGGCTCTGCTCTTGCCATGACGCATCCTGTCACGATCGAGGATCAGGGCAGCTTTATGGCGGGCGGCGTGAAGATCACCGCGCCCGGCGTATACAAGGACAGCGAACCAACGAACTTTGACGGTGAGACCCTGCACGGCGATGCTGCCTATGTTTTCTGGCAAAAACCTCTGCACGCGAAAAAGAACGCCCTAGTCTTCCTGCACGGCTACGGGCAGTCGGGAAAAACATGGGAAACAACACCGGACGGGCGCGACGGCTTCCAGAACATCTTCCTTGCAAAAGGCTGGACGACCTATATCGTCGACGAGCCGCGCCGCGGGCGTGCAGGACAGTCGACCGTGCCCGCAGAGCTCAAGGCACAGCCGCAGGATCAGCTTTGGTTCAACAACTTCCGCATCGGGCAGTACCCGATGATCTTCGATGGCATGGCGTTCCCGCGCGACGAGGAGTCGCTGCGGCAGTTCTTCCATCAGATGACACCCGACACGGGAAAATTCGATGTGGAGGTTGTCGCAAAGGCGATGGAGGCGGTCATTGACCGTACGGGCGATAATGTCCTCATCACGCACTCGGCGGGCGGCGGTCCGGGGTGGCTCGCGGCGATTCGCAGTCCCAAAGTGAAGGGCGTGATCGCTCTCGAACCGGGTACGTTCCCGTTCCCGCCGGGCGAGGTGCCTGTGGTTGAGGAGACAACAAGCCCGTTCCCCGCGCGCGGAATGGAGGTGACGGCGGAGGAGTTCGAGGCTCTTCTGAAAACGCCGATGGTCGTCTATTTCGGCGACAAGATCCCGACGGGCGATAAGCCGCACGAAATCTGGGGGCTCGACAACTGGCGCACGCGGCTGAACCTCGCAAGCCGCTGGGCGGAGGTCGTGCGGACACATGGCGGCGATGCGGAGATCATCGTTCTGCCCGATGTTGGCATCAAAGGAAACACGCACTTCCTCATGTCCGACCTCAACAACGCAGAGGTCGCGGCGGAGATGGAGCGATGGATGCACGAGAAGGGCTTGGATAAAAAGTAA
- a CDS encoding recombinase family protein, whose product MRKRFADGKFSVGYSRFLGYDKGEDGNLAINEEQAKIVRLIFRLFLEGMTACRIAKELAARHILTVTGKEKWNAKTIRGVLANEKYTGCARIQKTFTPDFLTKKAVKNCGQVPSYFVEQSHPAIIDPAVFEMVQRERERRTREGGRYSGVSIFSGKIRCGECGGYFGTKVWHSTDKYRRVIYRCNNKYDGQKCQTSHVTEDEIKAAFVKAFNRLVTERNEIITNARLVRQTLCDTTALAEEKAKLQQELAVLVEMTEKCIRENARIAQNQEEYLQHYEGLVVRYDAAKARFDEVTEAISAKEAQSERLALFIKCIKEQSAPVAEFDSQLWASMVECVTVRADKDMTVVFRDGSEVSV is encoded by the coding sequence TTGCGGAAGAGGTTCGCAGACGGCAAGTTCTCCGTCGGCTACTCGCGCTTTCTCGGCTACGACAAGGGCGAGGATGGAAATCTTGCCATCAACGAGGAGCAGGCCAAGATCGTGCGGCTCATCTTCCGGCTTTTCCTTGAGGGGATGACGGCTTGCCGAATTGCCAAGGAACTGGCCGCACGGCATATCTTGACGGTCACGGGCAAGGAGAAATGGAACGCTAAGACCATTCGGGGAGTCCTCGCCAACGAGAAATACACGGGCTGTGCGAGGATTCAAAAGACCTTCACGCCGGACTTCCTCACCAAGAAAGCCGTCAAGAACTGCGGGCAAGTGCCAAGCTACTTCGTGGAACAGAGCCATCCTGCGATCATCGACCCTGCCGTGTTCGAGATGGTGCAGCGGGAGAGGGAGCGACGCACACGGGAAGGCGGGAGATACAGCGGCGTGAGCATTTTCTCGGGAAAAATCCGATGCGGCGAGTGCGGCGGCTATTTTGGCACTAAAGTCTGGCACTCAACAGACAAGTACAGACGCGTCATCTACCGTTGCAACAACAAGTATGACGGGCAGAAATGCCAAACGTCGCATGTGACGGAGGATGAAATCAAGGCAGCCTTCGTCAAGGCATTCAATCGGCTGGTGACGGAGCGGAATGAGATTATCACAAATGCACGGCTCGTTAGGCAGACACTTTGCGACACGACGGCACTTGCGGAGGAGAAAGCCAAGCTGCAGCAGGAACTGGCGGTATTGGTTGAGATGACGGAAAAATGCATCCGAGAGAACGCCCGCATTGCACAGAATCAAGAGGAGTATCTGCAGCACTACGAGGGACTTGTGGTGAGGTACGATGCCGCAAAGGCTCGGTTTGACGAGGTGACGGAAGCTATCTCTGCCAAGGAGGCACAGTCCGAGCGATTGGCATTGTTCATCAAGTGCATCAAGGAACAGAGTGCGCCTGTGGCAGAGTTCGACAGCCAACTGTGGGCGAGTATGGTAGAGTGCGTGACCGTGCGTGCGGATAAGGATATGACGGTGGTGTTTCGGGATGGGTCGGAAGTGAGCGTGTAG
- a CDS encoding MerR family transcriptional regulator: MYTMKDACEATSMNYETLKFYCNQGLLPNVKRDRNNHRIFDDHDVAWLKSLTCLKNCGMSLAEMKAYLALCLGDIPTIPERKIMLEGKRKELLEKMKALQEAVDYIDWKQGFYDDVLAGRTPYISNFLPNEADAESTKEINSQSLIP; this comes from the coding sequence ATGTATACAATGAAGGACGCCTGTGAAGCGACCAGTATGAACTATGAAACGTTGAAATTCTACTGCAATCAGGGACTTTTGCCGAACGTCAAGCGGGATCGAAACAATCACCGTATATTTGACGATCATGATGTTGCATGGCTGAAAAGCCTCACTTGTCTCAAGAACTGCGGCATGAGCCTTGCCGAAATGAAAGCATACCTCGCGCTTTGTCTCGGTGACATCCCCACCATCCCGGAGCGCAAGATTATGCTTGAGGGGAAGCGTAAGGAATTGCTTGAAAAAATGAAGGCTCTGCAGGAAGCCGTCGATTACATCGACTGGAAGCAAGGATTCTATGACGATGTGCTCGCGGGACGCACGCCTTACATCAGCAATTTCCTGCCGAATGAAGCGGATGCAGAATCAACGAAAGAGATAAATTCGCAGAGCCTTATTCCATAA
- a CDS encoding FAD-dependent oxidoreductase has protein sequence MEMEMKKEKAKRYVIVGGVAGGATAAARLRRLDKDAKIVLFERGEHISFANCGLPYYVGDEIKESESLLLMTPELFRERFAVDVRTGSEVVRVDAEKRRVQVRTAAGETYEEPYDALLLSPGAKPLRPPIPGIESPRVLALRSVPDAEALRRLADQYAATGRAVVVGGGFIGVEMAENLRARGLSVTLVEAAPHVLAPFDADMAKIAEKEMNENGVGLVLGDGVKEFKEEAEGVLVRLASGREVAADFVVLAIGVSPDTGFLQASGIALGERGHILVNERMETSVPEVYAVGDAVLTLDRQTKKAGALPLAGPANRQGRIAADNMAGRRRVYDGFVGTAILKVFGLTAASVGKNERTLEREGLSYGEDYRVVTLHPLAHVGYYPGARTMTMKLLYRTKGAVGKILGAQIVGAGGVKARIDVLVAAIAMGADTDFLTSLELSYAPPFGAAKDPVNMAGYMAENDLAGLVRFLPADRLKEAREEGVRVLDVRTASELSHAPAASDAQIPLDELRERFSELDRSQRWAVLCKVGQRAYTAARFLQQAGYDAEVIAGGYTSLKMEEFKASPVAAAPAKAL, from the coding sequence ATGGAAATGGAAATGAAAAAGGAAAAGGCAAAGCGCTATGTGATCGTCGGCGGCGTGGCGGGCGGGGCGACGGCGGCGGCGCGGCTCAGGCGCTTGGACAAGGATGCGAAGATCGTGCTCTTTGAGCGTGGCGAGCACATCTCCTTCGCGAACTGCGGCCTGCCATACTATGTGGGCGATGAGATCAAGGAGAGCGAGAGCCTGCTGCTCATGACGCCCGAACTGTTTCGCGAGCGCTTCGCCGTTGACGTGCGCACGGGAAGCGAGGTCGTGCGGGTCGATGCGGAAAAACGCCGCGTCCAGGTGCGGACGGCGGCGGGCGAGACGTATGAAGAGCCGTACGACGCGCTTCTTCTGTCGCCCGGAGCAAAGCCTCTGCGCCCGCCGATTCCGGGCATCGAAAGCCCGCGCGTCCTCGCGCTTAGGAGTGTGCCCGACGCCGAGGCTCTGCGCCGCCTGGCGGATCAGTATGCGGCGACGGGGCGTGCCGTCGTCGTGGGCGGCGGCTTCATCGGCGTCGAGATGGCGGAGAATCTTCGAGCGCGCGGGCTTTCCGTCACGCTCGTCGAAGCGGCGCCGCATGTGCTCGCGCCATTTGATGCGGACATGGCGAAGATCGCGGAAAAAGAGATGAACGAGAACGGCGTCGGACTCGTCCTCGGCGATGGCGTGAAGGAGTTCAAGGAAGAAGCTGAGGGCGTCCTCGTGCGCCTTGCGAGCGGGCGCGAGGTAGCGGCGGACTTCGTCGTGCTAGCCATAGGCGTGAGTCCCGACACGGGCTTTTTGCAGGCGAGCGGCATCGCGCTCGGCGAGCGCGGCCACATCCTCGTGAACGAGCGCATGGAGACGAGCGTGCCCGAGGTCTACGCCGTGGGCGATGCCGTGCTGACGCTCGACCGCCAGACGAAGAAGGCGGGCGCTCTGCCGCTCGCAGGACCCGCGAACCGGCAGGGACGTATCGCCGCCGACAACATGGCGGGCAGGCGGCGCGTCTATGACGGATTCGTCGGCACGGCGATCCTCAAGGTGTTCGGCCTCACGGCGGCTTCCGTCGGCAAGAACGAGCGCACCCTTGAGCGTGAGGGTCTATCCTATGGCGAGGATTACCGCGTCGTGACACTTCATCCGCTCGCGCATGTCGGCTATTATCCGGGCGCCCGGACGATGACGATGAAGCTCCTCTATCGCACGAAGGGGGCTGTCGGCAAGATTCTCGGGGCCCAGATCGTCGGTGCGGGCGGCGTGAAGGCGCGGATCGACGTGCTTGTGGCGGCGATCGCCATGGGCGCAGACACGGACTTTCTGACGAGTCTGGAGCTTTCCTACGCGCCGCCATTCGGTGCGGCGAAAGATCCCGTGAACATGGCGGGCTACATGGCGGAAAACGATCTCGCGGGACTCGTGCGCTTCCTGCCCGCAGATCGCCTCAAGGAGGCGCGGGAAGAGGGCGTGCGCGTGCTCGACGTGCGCACGGCGAGCGAGCTTTCCCATGCGCCAGCCGCATCCGACGCGCAGATTCCGCTCGACGAGCTGCGCGAGCGTTTTTCGGAGCTTGACCGCTCGCAGCGCTGGGCGGTGCTCTGCAAGGTCGGGCAGCGCGCTTATACGGCGGCGCGTTTCCTTCAGCAGGCGGGCTATGACGCGGAAGTCATAGCGGGCGGCTATACGTCGCTGAAGATGGAGGAATTCAAGGCGTCGCCCGTGGCCGCCGCGCCTGCGAAAGCCCTTTGA
- a CDS encoding MATE family efflux transporter translates to MNTLAKHFSLGGLLRFAAPAVGMMLVISIYTVTDGIFIGRYAGSLALAASNIVYPALNLVFGLSIMLSSGGSALVAKTLGEGDAALARSRFTLLAVVGAALGILLAGTVFLFMEPILALLGASPELYADCRAYLSANMFFAPFVVLMIIFNAFYIADGRPVQGFLVSLTAGLVNVGLDYVFLAHFGMGIFGAGLATGISDVVAAVLGLVYFSRYSRTLAFERFSFAVRPLFQALYNGSSEMVTQLSVGITTYLFNLVTFSYAGADGVAAISVILYAEMLLTAILMGFANGVAPVFSYQFGAKGYAELLRLLRLSLGIIFLFGILSFAAANIFAVPLMTLFLPDGGRAYALALGGFGLFSWSFLLCGFNLFSSTFFTALSDGRMSAILSFVRNLVGIVVFLLLLPHFFGLDGAWLAVPAADAAAVLLSFRQLWGAARSFREDKAAGAVILER, encoded by the coding sequence ATGAACACATTGGCAAAGCATTTCAGTCTCGGCGGACTTTTGCGCTTCGCTGCGCCCGCCGTCGGCATGATGCTCGTCATTTCTATCTATACGGTGACGGATGGCATCTTCATCGGGCGCTATGCGGGAAGCCTCGCGCTCGCTGCATCGAACATCGTCTATCCTGCGCTGAATCTCGTATTTGGGCTTTCCATCATGCTTTCTTCGGGCGGCTCGGCTCTCGTTGCCAAGACGCTGGGCGAGGGCGATGCGGCATTGGCGAGAAGCCGCTTTACGCTGCTCGCCGTTGTCGGCGCAGCGCTCGGCATATTGCTCGCAGGCACGGTGTTCCTCTTCATGGAGCCTATTTTGGCGCTTCTCGGCGCTTCACCCGAGCTTTATGCCGACTGCCGCGCGTATCTCTCGGCGAATATGTTCTTCGCGCCCTTTGTCGTTTTGATGATCATATTCAACGCTTTTTATATCGCGGATGGCCGCCCCGTGCAGGGATTTCTCGTATCGTTGACAGCGGGACTTGTCAATGTCGGACTCGACTATGTGTTTCTCGCGCACTTCGGCATGGGTATCTTCGGTGCGGGCCTTGCGACGGGCATCTCGGATGTCGTCGCGGCGGTCTTGGGTCTCGTTTACTTTTCGCGCTACAGCCGCACGCTCGCGTTCGAGCGGTTTTCCTTCGCCGTGCGTCCGCTTTTCCAGGCACTTTACAACGGCTCTTCCGAGATGGTCACGCAGCTTTCCGTCGGCATTACGACGTATCTCTTTAACCTCGTGACATTCTCCTATGCAGGAGCGGACGGCGTCGCGGCGATCAGTGTCATCCTCTATGCGGAAATGCTCCTGACGGCAATACTCATGGGTTTCGCCAATGGTGTCGCACCTGTATTTTCCTACCAATTCGGCGCGAAAGGATATGCCGAGCTTCTGCGCCTTCTGCGGCTGTCGCTTGGCATTATCTTTCTCTTCGGAATTCTGTCCTTTGCGGCGGCAAATATATTTGCCGTACCGCTGATGACGCTGTTTCTGCCGGATGGAGGACGTGCCTATGCGCTGGCTCTCGGCGGCTTCGGGCTGTTCTCGTGGAGCTTTTTGCTCTGCGGTTTCAACCTTTTCTCTTCGACCTTTTTCACGGCGTTGTCGGACGGCAGGATGTCGGCAATCCTGTCCTTTGTGCGCAATCTCGTCGGCATCGTGGTGTTCCTGCTGCTCCTGCCGCACTTTTTCGGCCTTGACGGCGCATGGCTCGCCGTTCCTGCGGCAGATGCGGCCGCCGTACTGCTTTCCTTCCGCCAGCTTTGGGGGGCGGCGCGTTCCTTTCGCGAGGACAAGGCGGCGGGCGCTGTGATTTTGGAGCGTTGA
- a CDS encoding SH3 domain-containing protein — MAAVGVFFGGADLTAAKAGTTAAAVLSVTDAAAVSVQSASKAELADDVRAQTEEDASPDYGVALGAPYDDAGFWCDAAGDRLLGTAEDVVRLNEELHANQPSLVSLAELPRAVSRRQLRHWMEEAAPEREDWYAPTESLSDEAYRATVENCAADKLPLRNPLRYGICVRRADLRCLPTEDTWLDAPDDVHYDILQATAVDPAEPLAVWSESADGKFLFVSMRYYRGWLAREAVALTTRETWLAYVQPEDFLVVTQNRYEAPEERGGQLYQLGSRIPLAAQGGAHLARLPQRAADGSLQEMLVALPYSESASLAVEDAGGMEAAALHRGSLPYTANNLRRAAFACLGDVYGWGGQDESVDCSSFVADVYRTVGIELPRDADEQGEAFLRASAHVSDAENAAHDVRGNGSASGVRRRGTEDAAPHIFFTPLDDLTPEERTEALLAAPPASLLFRPGHVMLTLGSVDGKTYVIHSLSGCWEKTQEGLKRCRIRRVLVSDAYFLTSTEGRNLDDCTGMGSFR, encoded by the coding sequence TTGGCTGCGGTCGGCGTGTTTTTCGGCGGGGCGGATTTGACGGCTGCTAAAGCGGGAACGACTGCCGCGGCGGTGTTGTCCGTGACAGATGCGGCGGCAGTTTCCGTGCAGTCTGCATCGAAGGCTGAGCTGGCGGACGATGTGCGGGCGCAGACGGAGGAAGATGCATCGCCCGACTATGGCGTGGCGCTCGGCGCTCCCTACGATGACGCCGGCTTCTGGTGCGATGCGGCAGGCGATCGCCTCCTTGGCACGGCAGAGGACGTGGTGCGTCTCAACGAGGAGCTGCACGCGAATCAGCCGAGTCTTGTTTCTCTGGCGGAATTGCCGCGTGCCGTATCAAGGCGGCAGCTCCGACACTGGATGGAAGAAGCCGCGCCCGAGCGTGAAGATTGGTACGCGCCGACGGAGTCGCTTTCGGACGAGGCATATCGGGCGACTGTTGAAAACTGCGCGGCGGACAAGCTGCCGCTCAGAAATCCTCTGCGCTATGGAATCTGCGTGCGCCGCGCCGACCTGCGCTGTTTACCGACCGAGGACACTTGGCTCGATGCGCCCGATGATGTCCATTACGACATCCTGCAGGCGACCGCCGTCGATCCCGCTGAGCCGCTTGCCGTTTGGAGCGAGAGCGCAGACGGCAAGTTCCTCTTCGTTTCCATGCGCTATTATCGCGGCTGGCTGGCGCGGGAGGCGGTTGCCTTGACAACGCGCGAGACGTGGCTCGCCTATGTGCAGCCTGAAGATTTCCTCGTCGTCACGCAAAATCGCTACGAAGCGCCCGAGGAGAGGGGCGGGCAGCTCTATCAGCTCGGCAGCCGCATTCCGCTCGCAGCGCAGGGCGGAGCGCATCTCGCGCGTCTGCCGCAGCGTGCGGCGGACGGCAGTCTCCAAGAAATGCTTGTGGCGCTTCCGTACAGCGAGAGCGCGAGCCTTGCTGTGGAGGACGCGGGCGGCATGGAAGCCGCCGCACTCCATCGCGGTAGCCTGCCCTATACGGCGAACAATCTGCGCCGTGCGGCTTTCGCGTGTCTCGGCGACGTCTATGGCTGGGGCGGGCAGGATGAGAGCGTCGACTGCTCCTCGTTCGTCGCCGACGTCTATCGCACGGTCGGCATCGAGCTGCCGCGCGACGCCGATGAGCAGGGAGAGGCGTTTCTGCGGGCGAGTGCCCATGTGAGCGATGCAGAGAATGCGGCGCACGATGTGCGGGGCAATGGATCAGCCTCCGGGGTGCGTCGGCGCGGCACGGAAGATGCCGCGCCGCACATCTTTTTCACGCCTCTCGACGATCTCACGCCCGAGGAGCGAACCGAAGCGCTTCTCGCCGCGCCGCCCGCGAGCCTCCTCTTTCGCCCCGGCCATGTGATGCTCACGCTTGGTTCGGTCGATGGCAAGACGTATGTCATACATTCCTTGAGCGGCTGCTGGGAAAAGACGCAGGAAGGCCTCAAGCGCTGCCGCATCCGCCGCGTGCTCGTCAGCGACGCCTACTTTTTGACGAGCACGGAAGGCAGGAATCTCGACGATTGCACAGGGATGGGCAGTTTCCGATAA
- a CDS encoding alpha/beta hydrolase produces the protein MKKSIIKSALLMSLGLFAFGGGGASASESKRPNENPFGLVYQGALTENVTGKVNIRPVTYEVEGIEVAANLYLPADYDETSDKKYAAVTVAHPNGASKEQVAGLYAQRLAELGYIALACDARYQGASGGTPRLRDYPSNRIEDISGMVDYLSQLPKVDKTRIGALGICGGGGYTLAAAQTDKRIKAVAALSMFNSGRVRRNGFQDADIKGIQTRLQKAADAREKELAGEIVYEGFLPPNATDEQLRAKMAELPENTLYRDGIEYYGLSHRHPNATGIYTTESFMKLMAFDVEDRMKLINQPLLMIAGEKADTLYMTKDAFAKATGTENKELFLIPGASHIRTYWVPEYVDQAMAQLQMFYAKNL, from the coding sequence ATGAAAAAATCAATCATAAAATCAGCACTTTTGATGTCTCTCGGACTCTTTGCATTTGGGGGCGGCGGTGCCTCGGCGAGCGAGAGCAAGCGTCCGAACGAGAATCCGTTCGGGCTCGTCTATCAGGGCGCACTGACGGAGAATGTCACGGGCAAGGTGAACATCCGCCCCGTAACGTACGAAGTGGAGGGCATCGAGGTTGCCGCGAATCTCTACCTTCCCGCAGACTACGATGAAACGAGCGACAAGAAATATGCTGCCGTGACCGTAGCGCATCCCAACGGCGCGAGCAAGGAGCAGGTGGCAGGGCTGTATGCACAGCGACTGGCGGAGCTTGGATACATCGCCCTTGCCTGCGATGCACGCTATCAGGGCGCGAGCGGCGGCACGCCGAGACTGAGGGACTATCCCTCGAACCGCATCGAGGATATCAGCGGCATGGTGGACTATCTCTCGCAGCTGCCGAAGGTGGACAAGACCCGCATCGGTGCGCTCGGCATCTGCGGCGGAGGTGGCTATACACTCGCTGCGGCACAGACCGACAAGCGCATCAAGGCGGTTGCCGCGCTGTCGATGTTCAACTCCGGCAGGGTGCGCCGCAACGGTTTCCAGGATGCGGACATCAAGGGCATCCAGACACGTCTACAAAAGGCAGCGGATGCACGGGAGAAGGAGCTCGCAGGGGAGATTGTCTATGAGGGATTCCTCCCGCCGAACGCCACCGATGAACAGCTCCGCGCCAAGATGGCGGAGCTTCCCGAAAACACGCTCTATCGCGACGGCATCGAATACTACGGCCTCTCCCACCGTCATCCGAACGCTACGGGAATCTACACCACCGAATCCTTTATGAAGCTCATGGCGTTTGATGTGGAGGATCGTATGAAGCTGATCAATCAGCCCCTCCTGATGATTGCAGGCGAGAAGGCGGACACCCTCTATATGACGAAGGATGCCTTTGCCAAGGCGACCGGCACGGAAAACAAAGAGCTTTTCCTGATTCCGGGCGCGAGCCACATCCGTACCTACTGGGTGCCTGAGTACGTGGATCAGGCGATGGCACAGCTCCAGATGTTCTACGCAAAGAATCTTTGA
- a CDS encoding pyridoxamine 5'-phosphate oxidase family protein, giving the protein MFREMRRKNQQMSDEEARDILAAATSGVLALAGENGYPYAVPMSFAYDEEKERLLFHTARVGHKMTAIERCDKASFCIIAEDKVVPHRFLTQYRSVIAFGRLRVLKSDEEKREAAEFLGEAYYPGHPEACDEEIKKHWPAFNMVELKIEHLTGKKGKDLV; this is encoded by the coding sequence ATGTTCAGAGAAATGCGCCGCAAGAATCAACAGATGAGCGATGAAGAAGCCCGCGACATCCTCGCGGCAGCGACTTCGGGCGTGCTCGCGCTCGCGGGCGAAAACGGCTATCCCTACGCCGTGCCCATGAGCTTCGCCTACGACGAGGAAAAGGAACGCCTGCTCTTTCACACGGCACGCGTCGGTCACAAGATGACGGCGATTGAGCGATGCGACAAGGCGTCGTTCTGCATCATTGCCGAGGACAAGGTCGTGCCGCACCGCTTTCTGACGCAATACCGCAGCGTCATCGCCTTCGGCAGGCTGCGCGTCCTCAAGAGTGACGAGGAAAAGCGAGAAGCGGCGGAATTTCTCGGCGAAGCCTACTATCCCGGCCATCCCGAGGCCTGTGATGAGGAGATCAAAAAGCATTGGCCGGCTTTCAACATGGTCGAACTGAAGATCGAGCACCTGACGGGCAAGAAGGGGAAAGACCTCGTATAG
- the smpB gene encoding SsrA-binding protein SmpB produces MGRKNDGVKIVAENRKARHDYFIHETFETGLVLQGTEVKSLRAGRVNLKDSFASIKNGEIFVENMHISPYEQGNIFNHEPLRKRKLLMHKAEIVKLFSKTREKGFTLVPLKLYFSKGRAKLELALASGKHNYDKRRDLAAKAAKRDIERALKDHGKGR; encoded by the coding sequence ATGGGACGCAAGAACGACGGCGTGAAGATCGTCGCGGAAAACCGCAAGGCGCGTCACGACTATTTCATACACGAAACCTTTGAGACGGGACTCGTGCTGCAGGGAACGGAGGTCAAATCCCTGCGTGCGGGAAGAGTGAACCTCAAGGACAGCTTCGCCTCGATCAAGAACGGCGAAATCTTCGTGGAGAACATGCACATCAGCCCCTACGAGCAGGGCAACATCTTCAACCACGAGCCGCTCAGGAAGCGAAAGCTCCTCATGCACAAGGCGGAGATCGTCAAACTCTTCTCCAAGACGCGCGAGAAAGGCTTCACGCTCGTGCCGCTGAAGCTCTACTTCTCGAAGGGCAGGGCAAAGCTCGAACTCGCGCTCGCCAGCGGCAAGCACAACTACGACAAGCGCCGCGACCTCGCGGCAAAAGCCGCCAAGCGCGACATCGAGCGCGCCTTGAAGGATCACGGCAAGGGTCGGTGA